One Setaria viridis chromosome 3, Setaria_viridis_v4.0, whole genome shotgun sequence DNA window includes the following coding sequences:
- the LOC117850577 gene encoding vacuolar cation/proton exchanger 1b, whose translation MPAAAAHTTTTITTTYSASTNALGPPLPYWAVGREEHRWRVGMDSAAAAAGLLEPGAKELAARSLGRTAHNMSSSSLRKKSDLALLRKVPCASLRRLLDNLQQVLLATKLVLLFPAVILALAARFFHFGQEWIFVLSLIGLIPLAERLSFLTEQVAFYTGPTVGGLLNATFGNVTEVIIAIFALYEGKVLVVKCSLLGSILSNLLLVLGTSLFFGGLANLGKEQPYDRMQADVSTGLLILGALCHSLPLMLRYSVSSGEHMMVSWDAGLELSRACSVVMLLAYVAYLFFQLKTHRQLFEPQEVEDDGDDSVSQDEAVLGFSSAIIWLGVMTLMTAVLSEFVVSTIEAASKSWELSVSFISIILIPIVGNAAEHAGAVIFAFKNKLDITLGVSLGSATQISMFVVPLSVLVAWIMGVPMDLDFNLLETGCLFLAILVTTFTLQDGSSHYLKGLLLLFCYIVIGICFFVLRQRGSGGNDGVDLGIGSKTWRI comes from the exons ATGCCTGCGGCAGCCgcacacaccaccaccaccatcaccaccacctaCAGCGCCTCCACCAACGCGCTCGGCCCGCCGCTGCCTTACTGGGCCGTCGGCCGGGAGGAGCACAGGTGGCGCGTCGGAAtggactccgccgccgccgccgcggggctccTCGAGCCCGGCGCCAAGGAGCTGGCCGCGCGCAGCCTCGGCCGCACCGCCCACAAcatgtcctcctcctcgctccgCAAGAAGTCCGATCTCGCCCTCCTCCGCAAGGTCCCCTGCGCGTCGCTCCGCCGGCTGCTCGACAACCTCCAGCAGGTCCTGCTCGCCACCAAGCTCGTCCTCCTCTTTCCCGCCGTCatcctcgcgctcgccgcgcgcTTCTTCCACTTCGGCCAG GAGTGGATATTTGTCCTTAGCTTAATTGGTCTAATTCCTCTTGCTGAGCGACTAAGCTTTCTGACGGA GCAGGTTGCATTTTACACGGGACCTACTG TGGGTGGACTATTGAATGCAACATTTGGAAATGTAACAGAGGTCATCATCGCAATCTTTGCCCTGTATGAAGGCAAGGTACTGGTGGTGAAATGCTCCCTGCTCGGCTCCATCTTGTCCAACTTGTTGCTTGTCCTCGGAACTTCCCTTTTCTTCGGTGGCCTGGCTAACCTTGGAAAAGAGCAGCCTTATGACAGA ATGCAAGCAGATGTCAGCACAGGACTTCTGATTCTTGGTGCACTATGCCACTCTCTGCCACTGATGCTGAGGTATTCTGTGAGTTCCGGGGAGCATATGATGGTCTCTTGGGATGCAGGATTGGAGCTGTCCCGAGCATGCAGTGTTGTCATGCTCCTGGCCTATGTAGCCTACCTTTTCTTCCAACTGAAGACCCATCGCCAACTCTTTGAGCCCCAAGAG gtcgaagatgatggtgatgattCGGTCTCCCAAGATGAGGCGGTCCTGGGATTTTCTAGTGCAATAATTTGGCTCGGAGTCATGACTCTGATGACAGCGGTATTGTCAGAATTTGTTGTGAGCACAATTGAG GCGGCATCAAAATCATGGGAACTATCTGTGAGTTTCATTAGCATCATCTTGATCCCAATAGTTGGTAATGCGGCAGAGCATGCTGGTGCAGTCATATTTGCTTTTAAGAACAAGCTG GACATCACCCTCGGAGTATCTTTGGGTTCTGCCACACAGATTTCCATGTTTGTG GTACCATTGAGTGTCCTTGTGGCTTGGATCATGGGAGTCCCAATGGATCTTGATTTCAACTTGCTTGAGACTGGTTGTTTGTTTCTTGCTATATTAGTGACCACCTTTACCCTCCAG GATGGATCATCGCATTATCTGAAGGGGCTGCTGCTTCTGTTTTGCTACATCGTCATCGGCATATGCTTTTTTGTTTTGAGGCAGCGTGGAA GTGGCGGCAACGACGGTGTGGATCTGGGCATAGGAAGCAAAACATGGAGGATTTAG
- the LOC117849424 gene encoding uncharacterized protein isoform X2, with amino-acid sequence MGCWLNTVPPTASVSAGSAAFTSAPNVSALVSFTEPCPGNGGFVCNDTYCNLVVYGPGRVEPSTLQELRPGLLYSVAVAISPEAQYGRIILLMGRGFCTDAAGHPFTRTANSTFTLHFDRRDDSMNITATVPEKMLQIQGVTRLVQATNDEKDLRVYLSFAQPVLNSSQEILTALTATGAILTPTKRSTLGNRRFGYVVNKISDTAIVTLALDASSIISRQGTPVSSAEPFTFLYDTHRPSVKLCTSTWRTSSRDIQVLVKFAEPMFNFSSSSVQVSGGNVLSFHEASKSMYALRVQAVDKLVSVQVAENAAQDVAGNPSLASDRLEVRHYSVPASSSSIAAITTIIFVATAVVATLLTVSTSSLLASGAIPRPCSYMISEPSRNLLRMACHIQIFALSRWLSVNLPIEYYEFAKGIEWSIPYMRLPWEGPGADPFLGYSTMPAIAFSELLDRSAVGAANISYPRAQGQTVMPTQIPSDPVLPTELPGDGSPIMPMQTPGDATPVMPMQIPLDGTPLTAMEYRSFFENPDMKPEAQIIMKLQDLDGWKYFGRNMFWLGVIGGGLILLHLLTLLYFKLRYRGREGRHGHGALVLPRLEIMVAVLAAPCIAQAAAAVIRGGTAGRLAAGIALTGLLTALLVGLLLFLSLGITMGRLLQYKEVHREGQEYHWYQELVRRTLGPGKRGQWTWKDPRRAAWLVKLGPLFEDLRGPPKSMLTQIGGGGGGGGKRAGGGAGGGGGGGRIMASEDEDEDAEAPVIQKVFGVLRIYFTLLESVKRVAVGIVAGAHASSGRPSRAHAVAVVAIAAFQLFFMVLKKPFIRKRVQLVEILSVAGEVLVFAACLGLIDQSRSGADGGWLPDGEARGVGLAMLGAFALGFAAQACNEWAALLRQVRLLSADRSSLLDGAKTASLGLLLLVLPSSVLGDRVAVNHPQDTPPPDGGGAGESVSTSTPGEGARGESEGSRGSSNERWWLRQLREMAKASFSKEGGAAATTGGEEEASTSGTKSRSGEWKAKSRGLYNDLEAIFSNR; translated from the exons ACACTGTCCCCCCGACGGCGTCCGTctcggcggggtcggcggcgttCACGAGCGCGCCCAACGTGTCGGCGCTCGTCTCCTTCACCGAGCCCTGCCCCGGCAATGGCGGATTCGTCTGCAACGACACCTACTGCAAT CTCGTCGTGTACGGCCCCGGCCGCGTGGAGCCGTCCACCCTCCAGGAGCTCCGCCCCGGCCTGCTCTactccgtcgccgtcgccatctcGCCGGAGGCCCAGTACGGCCGGATCATCCTCCTCATGGGCAGGGGCTTCTGCACggacgccgccggccaccccttCACCAGGACGGCCAACTCCACCTTCACTCTGCATTTCG ATCGAAGGGATGACTCCATGAACATCACCGCCACCGTCCCCGAAAAGATGCTGCAGATACAGGGCGTCACGAGGCTGGTCCAAGCCACCAACGATGAGAAGGACCTGAGGGTGTACCTCTCCTTCGCTCAGCCGGTGCTCAATTCGTCTCAAGAAATTCTGACTGCACTCACGGCAACTGGTGCCATACTGACGCCGACCAAAAGAAGCACCCTGGGGAATCGCCGGTTTGGCTATGTT GTGAACAAGATATCGGACACCGCGATTGTGACTCTTGCCCTCGATGCGAGTTCTATAATCAGCAGGCAAGGGACTCCGGTTAGTTCAGCGGAGCCATTCACATTTCTTTATG ATACACACAGACCTTCGGTTAAACTCTGCACATCAACTTGGAGGACTAGTTCTCGCGACATCCAGGTTTTGGTAAAGTTTGCAGAGCCTATGTTCAACTTCAGCTCCTCATCAGTGCAGGTTTCTGGGGGCAATGTACTGAG CTTTCATGAAGCCAGTAAGAGCATGTACGCGCTTCGGGTGCAGGCGGTCGACAAGCTGGTGTCCGTCCAGGTCGCTGAAAATGCAGCCCAGGACGTGGCTGGAAACCCCAGCCTAGCATCAGACCGTCTTGAAGTGAGGCACT ATTCTGTGCCCGCGTCATCGTCATCGATTGCGGCCATCACCACTATCATCTTCGTGGCAACTGCTGTTGTTGCCACGCTCCTCACCGTCTCGACATCGTCGCTCCTCGCTTCAGGAGCTATCCCAAGACCCTGCTCCTATATGATCTCGGAGCCATCAAGAAATCTGTTG AGAATGGCATGCCACATCCAAATCTTTGCTCTGTCGAGATGGCTGTCAGTTAATCTGCCAATTGAGTACTACGAGTTTGCAAAGGGGATAGAATGGAGCATCCCATACATGCGCCTTCCATGGGAGGGCCCAGGTGCAGATCCATTCCTGGGCTACTCCACAATGCCTGCCATTGCATTCTCGGAGCTGCTCGACAGGAGCGCCGTAGGGGCTGCTAACATCTCCTATCCCCGAGCACAAGGTCAGACGGTGATGCCAACGCAAATCCCATCGGATCCGGTATTACCAACGGAACTCCCGGGAGATGGGAGCCCGATAATGCCGATGCAAACTCCGGGAGACGCAACGCCGGTGATGCCAATGCAAATCCCGTTGGATGGGACGCCGCTGACTGCAATGGAGTACCGGTCCTTCTTTGAG AACCCGGACATGAAGCCTGAAGCACAGATTATCATGAAGCTGCAAGATTTGGACGG GTGGAAGTACTTTGGCAGGAACATGTTCTGGCTGGGCGTGATCGGGGGTGGCCTCATCCTGCTGCACCTCCTCACCCTCCTCTACTTCAAGCTGAGGTACCGGGGCAGGGAGGGGCGGCACGGCCACGGGGCGCTGGTGCTCCCTAGGCTGGAGATCATGGtggccgtcctcgccgcgccgTGCATcgcccaggcggcggcggcggtgatcaGGGGCGGCACCGCGGGGCGCCTGGCGGCGGGGATCGCGCTGACCGGCTTGCTGACGGCGCTTCTTGTGGGCCTGCTGCTGTTCCTGTCGCTGGGCATCACCATGGGCAGGCTGCTGCAGTACAAGGAGGTGCACCGGGAGGGGCAGGAGTACCACTGGTACCAGGAGCTCGTCCGCCGCACGCTGGGCCCCGGCAAGCGCGGCCAGTGGACGTGGAAggacccgcgccgcgccgcctggcTGGTCAAGCTCGGCCCGCTCTTCGAAGACCTGCGGGGCCCGCCTAAGTCCATGCTGACgcagatcggcggcggcggcggcggcggcgggaagcgcgccggtggtggcgcgggaggcggaggaggaggggggcggatCATGGCgtcggaggacgaggacgaggacgcggAGGCGCCCGTGATCCAGAAGGTGTTCGGCGTGCTCCGCATCTACTTCACGCTGCTGGAGTCGGTGAAGCGCGTGGCGGTGGGCATCGTGGCCGGCGCGCACGCGTCGTCGGGGCGGCCGTCGCGCGCGCACGCCGTGGCGGTCGTCGCGATCGCGGCGTTCCAGCTCTTCTTCATGGTGCTCAAGAAGCCCTTCATCAGGAAGCGGGTGCAGCTGGTGGAGATCCTGTCGGTGGCCGGCGAGGTGCTCGTCTTCGCGGCGTGCCTGGGGCTCATCGACCAGAGCAGGAGCGGCGCAGACGGCGGGTGGCTGCCCGACGGCGAGGCGCGCGGCGTGGGGCTGGCGATGCTGGGCGCCTTCGCGCTGGGGTTTGCGGCGCAGGCGTGCAACGAGTGGGCCGCGCTGCTCCGGCAGGTGCGGCTCCTGAGCGCGGACCGGAGCTCGCTCCTGGACGGCGCCAAGACGGCGAgcctggggctgctgctgctggtgctgccgtCGTCGGTGCTCGGCGACCGGGTGGCGGTGAACCACCCGCAggacacgccgccgccggacggtGGCGGAGCCGGGGAGAGCGTGTCGACGTCGACCCCCGGAGAGGGGGCCAGGGGCGAGAGCGAGGGTTCCAGGGGATCCTCGAACGAGCGGTGGTGGCTTCGGCAGCTGCGGGAGATGGCCAAGGCGAGCTTCAGCAaggagggcggcgccgccgccaccaccggtggggaggaggaggcgtccaCCAGTGGCACCAAGTCGAGGAGTGGGGAGTGGAAGGCCAAGTCGAGGGGCCTCTACAACGACCTGGAAGCCATCTTCTCCAACAGGTGA